From one Paeniglutamicibacter psychrophenolicus genomic stretch:
- the tilS gene encoding tRNA lysidine(34) synthetase TilS — translation MGGKLPRVLAEARNAIRAMVPRGASVLVACSGGADSLALAAAAAFLHRKGEIRAGALIVDHGMQEGSNRVAQRAAEQCRTLGLDPVLVLEVQVAGGSEQAARSARYEAFEQGLRQTGSDHVLLGHTLDDQAEQVLLGLGRGSGTLSLAGMPAARGPYLRPLLSLSRTEIEEICRHESLAYWEDPTNTDPRYLRNRVRHELMPVLRAVLGDSVPAALARTAALARADAQYLDGLAETALEDAVLPVAADRPAMALTLGLERLRAMPGPLRSRVLRLAVARLGAPVPDFERLNALDALVCGSVSAGPVQLEGPVYATRVAGARLPAGARAHLRLDATALPHPGS, via the coding sequence ATGGGCGGGAAGCTGCCGCGCGTGCTGGCCGAGGCCCGCAACGCGATCCGTGCCATGGTGCCCCGGGGCGCAAGCGTGCTGGTGGCCTGCAGCGGCGGTGCCGATTCGCTGGCGCTGGCCGCGGCGGCCGCGTTCCTGCACCGCAAGGGCGAGATCCGCGCCGGGGCCCTCATCGTGGACCACGGCATGCAGGAAGGCAGCAACCGGGTGGCGCAGCGGGCCGCGGAGCAGTGCCGCACCCTGGGCCTGGACCCGGTGCTGGTGCTCGAGGTCCAGGTGGCCGGCGGCAGCGAGCAAGCGGCCCGTTCCGCCCGCTACGAGGCCTTTGAACAAGGCCTGCGGCAGACCGGATCCGACCATGTGCTGCTCGGCCATACCCTCGACGACCAGGCCGAACAGGTGCTGCTCGGGTTGGGGAGGGGATCCGGCACGCTCTCGCTGGCCGGGATGCCGGCGGCCCGCGGACCCTACCTGCGCCCGCTGCTGTCCCTGTCCCGGACGGAAATCGAGGAGATCTGCCGTCACGAGTCGCTCGCCTACTGGGAAGACCCGACCAACACCGATCCCCGCTACCTGCGCAACCGGGTGCGGCACGAGCTGATGCCGGTGCTGCGGGCCGTGCTGGGCGACTCCGTTCCCGCCGCGTTGGCGCGGACCGCGGCGCTGGCGCGCGCCGATGCGCAGTACCTCGACGGGCTGGCGGAAACCGCGCTGGAGGATGCCGTGCTGCCGGTCGCCGCGGACCGGCCCGCAATGGCGCTCACGCTCGGCCTCGAGCGACTGCGCGCGATGCCCGGCCCCCTGCGCTCGCGCGTGCTGCGCCTGGCCGTGGCACGCCTTGGCGCACCTGTGCCCGACTTCGAACGCCTCAACGCCCTTGATGCCCTGGTGTGCGGGTCGGTCTCCGCCGGCCCCGTCCAGCTCGAGGGCCCGGTGTACGCCACCCGCGTCGCCGGGGCCCGGCTGCCCGCCGGCGCCCGGGCGCACCTGCGGCTGGATGCCACGGCCCTGCCGCACCCCGGATCGTGA
- a CDS encoding zinc-dependent metalloprotease has translation MDTTDFRLINWDLAATTAAKLVGAGPVLTPAQIAEVVADLRAKADESVGHVHRITGLAAAADLRNSQVLIVDRPGWAKANTQSFEAMLAPAMEHLAKTRGEKISEATQVLSATATGVEMGAILAFMSSKVLGQYDPFAGLLRDDLPAGGRLMLVAPNIVAIERELKVDVDDFRLWVTLHEQTHRVQFAAAPWLRAHLQSKIAELLASLLAEPEALGERLRAAASEVIRGKKALEKTADQEETADDFASGGGLLAGLRTGEQKAILSHITAVMSLLEGHANVVMDAVDSSIVPSVRTIRQRFGSRGKDRSALEKWLRKLLGLDAKMRQYADGQRFVTRAVKLMGMEGFNKVWEGPENLPTEHEVHHPEQWVARMEGAGTAAGTETPHNN, from the coding sequence ATGGACACCACCGATTTCCGGCTGATCAATTGGGACCTCGCCGCCACCACCGCGGCCAAGCTGGTTGGCGCCGGCCCGGTCCTCACCCCCGCACAGATTGCCGAGGTTGTCGCGGACCTGCGCGCCAAGGCCGACGAATCGGTCGGGCACGTGCACCGGATCACCGGCCTGGCGGCCGCCGCGGACCTGCGCAATTCGCAGGTGCTCATCGTCGATCGGCCCGGCTGGGCCAAGGCGAACACCCAAAGCTTCGAGGCGATGCTGGCCCCGGCCATGGAGCACCTGGCCAAGACCCGCGGGGAAAAGATTTCCGAGGCCACCCAGGTGCTGTCCGCCACCGCGACCGGCGTGGAAATGGGCGCGATCCTGGCGTTCATGTCCTCCAAGGTCCTGGGCCAGTACGACCCCTTCGCGGGGCTGCTGCGCGATGACCTGCCGGCCGGCGGGCGGCTGATGCTGGTGGCGCCGAACATCGTGGCGATCGAACGGGAACTGAAGGTCGATGTCGACGACTTCCGGCTCTGGGTCACCCTGCACGAGCAGACCCACCGCGTGCAGTTCGCCGCCGCCCCGTGGCTGCGGGCGCACCTGCAGTCCAAGATCGCCGAGCTGCTGGCCTCGCTGCTGGCCGAGCCCGAGGCGCTGGGCGAGCGGCTGCGCGCCGCCGCGTCCGAGGTCATCCGCGGGAAGAAGGCGCTGGAAAAGACGGCCGACCAGGAAGAAACGGCCGACGACTTCGCCTCCGGGGGCGGGTTGCTGGCCGGCCTGCGCACCGGGGAGCAGAAGGCGATCCTCTCGCACATCACCGCGGTGATGTCGCTGCTCGAGGGCCACGCCAACGTCGTGATGGACGCGGTGGATTCCTCCATCGTGCCCAGCGTGCGCACCATCCGCCAGCGCTTCGGATCGCGCGGCAAGGACCGTTCGGCGCTGGAGAAATGGCTGCGCAAGCTGCTGGGGCTCGATGCGAAGATGCGCCAGTACGCCGACGGGCAGCGCTTCGTCACCCGGGCCGTGAAGCTCATGGGCATGGAGGGCTTCAACAAGGTCTGGGAAGGACCGGAAAACCTTCCCACCGAGCACGAGGTGCACCACCCGGAGCAGTGGGTGGCGCGCATGGAAGGCGCCGGCACAGCCGCCGGAACCGAAACACCCCACAACAACTAG